The Castor canadensis chromosome X, mCasCan1.hap1v2, whole genome shotgun sequence genome includes a region encoding these proteins:
- the Ercc6l gene encoding DNA excision repair protein ERCC-6-like, with translation MEAYRGLAQSQTLSPLQATQYMRYVKEAKEATKNGDLEEALKLFNLAKDIFPNEKVMSRIQKLQEVLEEMEEHGDDEFTDVCSSGLLLYRELYNQLFEYQKEGVAFLYGLYRDGKKGGILADDMGLGKTVQIIAFLSGMFDASLVKHVLLIMPSSLIGTWMKEFAKWTPGMRVKTFHGPSKDERTRSLRRIQQRNGVIITTYQMLINNWQQLSSFSGHKFVWDYVILDEAHKIKSSSTKSAICARAVPARHRLLLTGTPIQNNLQELWSLFDFACQGSLLGTLRTFKIEYENPIIRAREKDATPGEKALGFKISENLMAIIKPYFLRRTKEEVQKKKSSSPEVRASEKNAGVDATCEMPALSRKNDLIIWIRLVPLQEEIYRKFTSLDHIKELLMETRSPLAELGILKKLCDHPRLLSARVCHLLNLGTASFSDQDGNEQEDSPELDNIDHITDDALMKESGKMIFLMDLLKRLREEGHQTLVFSQSRQILNIIERLLKNRYFKTLRIDGTVTHLWEREKRIQLFQQNKDYSVFLLTTLVGGVGLTLTAATRVVIFDPSWNPTTDAQAVDRVYRIGQKENVVVYRLITCGTVEEKIYRRQVFKDSLIRQTTGDKKNPFRYFSKQELRELFTIEDLQQSATQLQLESLHAAQRQYDEKLDEHVAYLHSLGIAGISDHDLMYTRDLSVKEELDVLDESQYIQHRVQKAQFLVEFESQNTMEKQSTENEGSWLRAPVFPSQTKKKCSELKKPQPQPSHLLATHSSQEDLSSQMASISIDDHARESCNLSSSTMNTTVLQDSSRHSHENTFDADAVTTLPKGFGSIERIWNESLLGRAKSFATENKSVQKKALEEGPKQEALQENPQGSFNCSLSQSYRAEADLGPNLRVQHSEILHHSNPLPITPVTNESKSAESNVSVIKISDDLSASHSALQGAQVNEAKLEKELLASSPAYACDFNLFLEDSADNRQNLSSQSLEHVEKENSLCGFAANSRAESAHHPSLDAVNKDEAEEVIVHVKARSKARRILSDDEGDSCKDTSDTSPFSTSPFQFLSVKQFDTSTPQNNTSPSGRFFSPKIPERVNDTSPSGRFFSPKIPERVNDTSLSGWFFSPKIPDSVNKTTNSRRSLASRRSLINVVLDHVEDMEERLDTSREVEGVDNYPEGEESSSDEASERTEEDPPRETSSPENKSSALTLSEPSSLALQTCAGASEPVCDEPVANSPQNNAVEAANSYETLVTRGRELKECGKIQEALKCLVKALDIKSADPEVMLMTLSLYKQLNNT, from the coding sequence ATATGTGAAAGAGGCCAAAGAAGCAACTAAGAATGGAGATTTGGAAGAAGCACTTAAACTTTTCAATTTGGCAAAGGACATTTTTCCCAATGAAAAGGTGATGAGCAGAATTCAGAAACTACAGGAAGTCTTGGAGGAGATGGAAGAGCACGGAGATGATGAATTTACAGATGTGTGCAGCTCTGGCCTGCTGCTCTATCGAGAGCTGTACAACCAACTCTTCGAGTACCAGAAGGAAGGCGTGGCTTTCCTCTATGGCCTGTATAGGGATGGAAAGAAAGGGGGCATCCTGGCAGATGACATGGGGTTGGGGAAGACTGTTCAGATCATTGCTTTCCTTTCTGGTATGTTTGATGCTTCCCTCGTGAAGCACGTGCTGTTGATCATGCCAAGCAGTCTCATTGGCACGTGGATGAAAGAGTTTGCCAAGTGGACCCCGGGAATGAGAGTCAAAACCTTCCATGGCCCTAGCAAGGATGAACGGACCAGAAGCCTCAGGCGGATTCAGCAAAGGAATGGCGTCATTATCACTACGTACCAAATGCTAATCAATAATTGGCAGCAGCTTTCAAGCTTCAGTGGCCACAAGTTTGTGTGGGACTATGTCATCCTCGATGAAgcccataaaataaaaagctcGTCTACTAAGTCAGCCATCTGTGCCCGTGCTGTGCCTGCAAGGCATCGCCTCCTCCTCACAGGAACCCCAATCCAGAATAATCTGCAAGAGCTCTGGTCCCTCTTTGATTTTGCTTGCCAAGGGTCCTTGCTAGGAACATTAAGAACTTTCAAAATAGAGTATGAAAATCCTATTATTAGAGCAAGAGAGAAGGATGCTACCCCAGGGGAAAAGGCCTTGGGATTTAAGATCTCTGAAAACTTAATGGCAATCATAAAACCCTATTTTCTCAGGAGGACCAAAGAAGAAGTACAGAAGAAAAAGTCAAGTAGCCCAGAGGTCAGAGCTAGTGAAAAGAATGCAGGCGTTGATGCCACTTGTGAAATGCCTGCCCTTTCCAGGAAAAATGATTTGATCATCTGGATACGTCTTGTGCCTTTACAAGAAGAGATTTACAGGAAATTCACATCTTTAGATCACATCAAGGAGCTGTTAATGGAGACGCGCTCACCCTTGGCTGAGCTAGGCATCTTAAAGAAACTGTGTGATCATCCCCGGCTGCTGTCTGCACGGGTTTGCCATTTGCTGAATCTAGGGACTGCCAGTTTCTCTGATCAAGATGGAAATGAACAGGAGGATTCCCCGGAATTGGACAACATCGATCACATAACTGATGATGCACTGATGAAAGAATCTGGAAAAATGATATTCTTAATGGACCTGCTAAAGAGACTTCGAGAGGAGGGGCATCAAACTCTGGTGTTTTCCCAGTCGAGACAGATTCTAAACATCATTGAACGCCTCTTGAAGAATAGGTACTTTAAGACACTGCGAATTGATGGCACAGTTACTCATCTGTGGGAACGGGAAAAAAGAATTCAGCTCTTCCAGCAAAATAAAGACTACTCTGTTTTTCTGCTCACCACTCTCGTAGGTGGCGTTGGCCTAACACTGACTGCAGCAACTAGAGTGGTCATTTTTGACCCTAGCTGGAACCCCACAACTGATGCTCAAGCTGTGGATAGAGTTTACCGAATTGGACAAAAAGAGAATGTTGTAGTTTATAGGCTAATCACTTGTGGGACTGTAGAGGAAAAGATATACAGAAGACAGGTTTTCAAGGACTCACTAATCAGACAAACTACTGGTGACAAGAAGAACCCCTTCCGCTATTTCAGCAAACAAGAACTAAGAGAGCTGTTTACAATTGAGGATCTTCAGCAGTCTGCAACCCAGCTGCAACTCGAGTCTCTGCATGCTGCTCAGAGGCAATACGATGAGAAACTGGACGAACATGTTGCCTACCTGCACTCTCTGGGGATAGCCGGAATCTCAGACCACGATTTGATGTACACACGTGATCTGTCCGTCAAAGAAGAGCTGGATGTGCTAGATGAATCTCAGTATATTCAACACAGGGTTCAGAAAGCTCAATTCCTGGTTGAATTTGAGTCtcaaaatacaatggaaaaacAAAGCACTGAAAATGAGGGGTCCTGGCTAAGAGCACCTGTATTTCCTTctcaaacaaagaagaaatgctctgagttgaagaaaccacAGCCTCAGCCTTCACATCTTCTAGCTACTCATTCTagccaggaagatctcagttctcAAATGGCTAGCATAAGCATTGATGATCACGCCAGAGAGTCATGCAATCTCTCCAGCTCAACCATGAACACCACTGTGCTGCAAGACAGCAGCAGGCACTCCCATGAAAACACATTTGATGCTGATGCAGTTACTACTTTACCCAAGGGGTTTGGAAGCATAGAAAGAATTTGGAATGAGTCTTTACTAGGAAGGGCCAAAAGTTTTGCAACTGAAAATAAGTCTGTGCAGAAAAAGGCATTAGAAGAGGGGCCTAAGCAAGAGGCACTGCAAGAGAACCCCCAGGGAAGTTTTAATTGTTCACTTAGCCAGTCATACAGAGCTGAAGCTGATCTTGGGCCAAATCTACGTGTACAGCACAGTGAGATTTTACATCACAGCAATCCCTTGCCCATTACTCCTGTAACAAATGAAAGTAAAAGCGCAGAATCCAACGTGTCCGTTATTAAAATATCTGATGACTTGTCAGCATCTCATAGTGCACTGCAGGGTGCGCAAGTGAATGAAGCCAAGTTGGAAAAGGAACTGTTGGCTTCTTCACCAGCGTATGCGTGTGATTTCAATCTCTTCCTGGAAGACTCTGCAGACAATAGACAAAATCTCTCCAGTCAGTCTTTGGAGCATGTTGAGAAAGAGAATAGCTTGTGTGGCTTTGCAGCTAATTCCAGAGCAGAGTCAGCGCATCATCCCAGTTTGGATGCTGTCAACAAAGATGAAGCAGAAGAAGTAATAGTTCATGTAAAAGCTAGGAGCAAAGCTAGAAGGATCCTTTCAGATGACGAGGGTGATTCTTGTAAAGATACTTCAGACACAAGTCCATTCAGCACATCCCCCTTTCAATTCTTATCTGTGAAACAATTTGACACCTCAACTCCACAAAATAACACCAGTCCATCTGGAAGGTTCTTTTCACCTAAAATACCTGAGAGAGTAAATGACACCAGTCCATCTGGAAGATTCTTCTCACCTAAAATACCTGAGAGAGTAAATGACACCAGTCTATCTGGATGGTTCTTTTCACCCAAAATACCTGATAGCGTAAATAAGACTACAAACTCTAGGAGGTCTCTGGCTTCTAGGAGATCTCTGATTAATGTGGTTCTAGACCACGTGGAGGATATGGAGGAAAGACTTGACACCAGCCGTGAGGTAGAGGGTGTAGACAATTACCCAGAAGGAGAGGAAAGCAGCAGTGACGAAGCCTCAGAGCGCACAGAAGAGGACCCTCCTAGAGAAACGTCATCTCCAGAAAACAAGTCCAGTGCATTAACTCTTTCTGAGCCTAGTTCTCTCGCTCTGCAGACCTGTGCTGGTGCCTCTGAGCCTGTGTGTGACGAACCTGTGGCTAATTCGCCCCAGAATAATGCAGTGGAGGCCGCCAACAGCTATGAGACTCTTGTGACCCGGGGAAGAGAGCTGAAAGAGTGCGGAAAAATCCAGGAGGCCCTAAAATGCTTGGTTAAAGCGCTTGACATAAAAAGTGCAGATCCTGAAGTCATGCTCATGACTTTGAGTTTGTATAAGCAGCTTAATAACACTTGA